Proteins encoded in a region of the Zea mays cultivar B73 chromosome 2, Zm-B73-REFERENCE-NAM-5.0, whole genome shotgun sequence genome:
- the LOC103646581 gene encoding aldehyde dehydrogenase family 7 member A1 isoform X1 produces the protein MVQQQVSARFGKCLLELSGNNATIVMDDADIQLDVRSVLFAAVGTAGQRCTTCHRLILHENIYQTFLDQLVEGGKILFGGSAIESEGNFVQPTIMEITRSAPVVKEELFGPVLYVMKFQTLKEAIEINNSVPQGLSSSIFTKRPNIIFKWLGPHGSDCGIVNVNIPTNGAEIGGAFGGEKAAGGGREAGSDSWKQYMRRATWREVLEVVSHLFTP, from the exons ATGGTTCAGCAACAAGTTAGTGCAAGATTTGGTAAATGCCTTCTTGAACTTAGCGGAAACAATGCCACCATTGTTATGGATGATGCAGATATCCAGCTAGATGTGCGATCTGTCTTGTTCGCTGCTGTTGGTACAGCAGGACAACGCTGCACTACATGTCATAGGCTG ATTCTTCATGAGAATATATATCAAACCTTCCTTGATCAGCTTGTTGAG GGAGGGAAAATCCTTTTTGGAGGATCTGCCATTGAATCAGAAGGAAACTTTGTGCAACCAACAATTATGGAAATTACACGTTCTGCACCAGTTGTGAAAGAAGAACTCTTTGGTCCTGTCCTTTATGTTATGAAATTTCAG ACCTTGAAGGAAGCAATTGAAATCAATAACTCTGTTCCTCAAGGATTGAGCAGTTCTATATTTACAAAGAGGCCAAATATTATTTTTAAGTGGCTCGG GCCCCATGGTAGTGATTGTGGTATAGTGAATGTGAACATACCTACTAATGGTGCTGAAATTGGTGGAGCATTTGGTGGAGAAAAAGCAGCTGGTGGTGGACGAGAAGCAGGGAGTGATTCCTGGAAGCAGTACATGAGGAGGGCGACTTG GAGGGAGGTCCTAGAGGTAGTAAGTCACTTGTTTACTCCATGA
- the LOC103646581 gene encoding aldehyde dehydrogenase family 7 member A1 isoform X2 yields the protein MEITRSAPVVKEELFGPVLYVMKFQTLKEAIEINNSVPQGLSSSIFTKRPNIIFKWLGPHGSDCGIVNVNIPTNGAEIGGAFGGEKAAGGGREAGSDSWKQYMRRATWREVLEVVSHLFTP from the exons ATGGAAATTACACGTTCTGCACCAGTTGTGAAAGAAGAACTCTTTGGTCCTGTCCTTTATGTTATGAAATTTCAG ACCTTGAAGGAAGCAATTGAAATCAATAACTCTGTTCCTCAAGGATTGAGCAGTTCTATATTTACAAAGAGGCCAAATATTATTTTTAAGTGGCTCGG GCCCCATGGTAGTGATTGTGGTATAGTGAATGTGAACATACCTACTAATGGTGCTGAAATTGGTGGAGCATTTGGTGGAGAAAAAGCAGCTGGTGGTGGACGAGAAGCAGGGAGTGATTCCTGGAAGCAGTACATGAGGAGGGCGACTTG GAGGGAGGTCCTAGAGGTAGTAAGTCACTTGTTTACTCCATGA
- the LOC109944513 gene encoding uncharacterized protein, whose amino-acid sequence MATAGCFARIWWELAQLIGGGARAARYLWVAVAVLGRAVARAAELVGRRLRPRRPGVAEPRREDVVACLRASLEDLLRSPLSCAVGGGLGDVELCFCEAEAVDVCVSGQICAGVGARRHG is encoded by the coding sequence ATGGCGACGGCGGGGTGTTTCGCGCGGATCTGGTGGGAGTTAGCGCAGCTCATCGGCGGTGGAGCGCGCGCGGCACGGTACCTATGGGTGGCCGTGGCCGTGCTGGGGCGCGCCGTGGCGCGCGCCGCGGAGCTCGTCGGGCGGCGGCTGAGGCCCAGGCGGCCAGGCGTGGCGGAGCCTCGCCGTGAGGACGTTGTGGCCTGCCTCCGCGCCTCGCTCGAGGATCTGCTCCGGTCGCCGCTGTCGTGCGCTGTCGGTGGGGGCTTGGGCGACGTCGAGCTGTGCTtctgcgaggcggaggccgtcgacgTGTGCGTCAGCGGGCAGATCTGTGCGGGGGTCGGCGCACGGCGGCATGGGTGA